A genomic window from Antedon mediterranea chromosome 4, ecAntMedi1.1, whole genome shotgun sequence includes:
- the LOC140047804 gene encoding interferon-induced very large GTPase 1-like translates to MLDRITNEGKQKELPLQMLTVTIGETKKEDRQLLNRGEEEIEIYRDRLKKKLKNLRCQQLAKDPQRLECSAHKMFIASFSHSALKRKYFWAFVKIMTDLHSIKTLQPIRRRYITKWEQLCTQKNVSHRNTLEESSLQMTTELTELEDEISQNSLGLEHFNREIGQNYEMLSYLNKEPQSQLAKVTAEMLLEGYPIELMDGDATHVPLIWIKAVFNSLEKKIGNKRMFVLSVLGIQSSGKSTMLNAMFGLQFAVSAGRCTKGIFAQLVTLDKGLREKTQCDYILVVDTEGLRSPEFASIQQANYRDNELATLVIGLGDLTIINIMGENTADIQDTLQIAVHAFMKMENVKIKPSCLFVHQNITDVTASDLNAAQKRKMREILDKITKIAAEKENCSDKYESFSDVINFQENEHVMYISSLLKGDPPMAPPNPGYSQGILQVKKQVLKFAANADAKYIGDFTKLLSNLWEAILCQDFVFSFKNSLEIIAYTSLTTEYVKQTRIFRVKALEYSYELQNRCKKLKAEEIREHGKNILDEYLHKLQKDIKCQQWKFKLETQISSICEEVKQERLIGEYTSIKKKTIGRREIDETIKNQEKYIYQQAKQLADVYRQQPISDDKLQTEFTKKWNEWVSDIPPGDKYEGIETSFQNIATEEFLNKDKSEIIRILQSSDCQTKVLEKDLYFGKLKEFTSWFGFGSKQDVVNKANLRTKKILENLIAQISGHEMEGRKYTKQIGSQLFGELSSGLEEVKIDGKVGISVKGQIRLAVCNFKVILIPMLEKVQEKHKLENDPKLYMESKKERLWEMFKTDCKDLQLVVKISTAISREFTKAIQLSLPKKCQLGMIEYLQRSSSKGFSSKMSLHAWMLVEMAENGNFESFEQYLSDPIQCIKTFTSEQIQRICFQKSKTGCSQLQEIHGRKVREIINGLHEAINSQNAKGTITMKSWWPTFLKHIGNIICVEADIRFFDEDRDLNLNELIRYLLAELKGIEDTIIEAYDQTITSEIVPFCCDFVTKDLIKCKMMCPFCKALCELYGDDHHRTECHRPQGIGGHTWIDSNKLVTERCTTSVMAGHTFKNQHTNGEWINYKQYQTVNDYYKSWKIEPLDTESEMYWKWFMATYNTELAQYYDCEKADIPDGWKSISKKEAIQKMKTQYDL, encoded by the exons ATGCTTGATCGCATTACTAACGAAGGGAAACAAAAAGAACTTCCTTTACAGATGTTAACAGTAACAATTGGAGAGACAAAAAAGGAAGACCGGCAGCTACTAAACAGAGGAGAAGAGGAAATTGAAATCTACCGTGATAGACTAAAGAAAAAGCTAAAGAACCTACGTTGTCAACAGTTAGCCAAAGACCCACAAAGACTTGAGTGTTCCGCACATAAGATGTTTATAGCCTCATTCAGCCACTCagctttaaaaagaaaatatttttgggCCTTTGTTAAGATAATGACCGATCTACATAGTATCAAGACACTTCAGCCAATACGTAGACGTTACATCACAAAATGGGAGCAGTTATgcacacaaaaaaatgtatcacACCGGAACACGCTAGAAGAATCATCATTACAAATGACAACTGAACTTACTGAACTCGAAGACGAAATTTCGCAGAACTCCTTAGGGTTAGAACATTTCAATAGAGAAATTGGGCaaaattatgaaatgttatCATATCTAAATAAAGAACCACAGAGTCAGTTAGCTAAAGTTACTGCTGAAATGTTACTAGAGGGATACCCCATTGAGCTAATGGATGGTGATGCAACCCACGTTCCCCTCATTTGGATTAAAGCTGTGTTCAATTCTCTTGAGAAAAAAATTGGCAATAAGAGAATGTTTGTGTTATCTGTTTTAGGCATTCAAAGCAGCGGAAAGTCTACAATGTTAAATGCCATGTTTGGTTTACAATTTGCCGTTAGTGCCGGCAGATGTACTAAAGGTATATTCGCCCAGCTTGTAACATTAGATAAAGGTTTAAGAGAAAAAACACAATGTGACTACATCCTGGTTGTTGACACTGAGGGTTTGCGGTCTCCTGAATTTGCCAGTATCCAACAGGCCAACTATCGTGATAATGAACTAGCaacgcttgtgattggtttGGGTGATCTTACCATAATAAATATCATGGGAGAAAACACAGCAGACATACAAGACACACTTCAAATCGCTGTGCATGCTTTTATGAaaatggaaaatgttaaaattaaaccAAGCTGCTTATTTGTACACCAAAACATCACTGATGTAACAGCATCTGACTTAAATGCGGCACAAAAAAGAAAGATGCGAGAAATTTTggataaaattacaaaaattgcAGCCGAAAAAGAAAATTGCAGTGACAAATATGAATCGTTTTCTGATGTTATCAATTTTCAAGAAAACGAACATGTAATGTACATATCCAGCCTTTTGAAAGGCGATCCACCGATGGCGCCCCCTAATCCTGGTTACAGCCAAGGCATTCTTCAAGTAAAGAAACAAGTCTTGAAATTTGCAGCGAATGCTGATGCTAAATATATCGGGGATTTCACAAAGTTGCTTTCCAATCTGTGGGAAGCAATATTATGTCAAGATTTTGTATTCAGTTTCAAAAATTCTCTTGAGATAATAGCCTATACATCTTTGACAACAGAATATGTGAAGCAAACGCGTATATTTAGGGTAAAAGCACTGGAATATAGCTACGAACTTCAAAATAGATGTAAGAAATTAAAGGCTGAAGAGATAAGAGAACATGGAAAAAATATCCTTGATGAATACTTACATAAATTACAGAAAGacatca aatgtcAGCAATGGAAATTTAAATTGGAAACACAAATCAGCAGTATTTGTGAAGAAGTGAAACAGGAACGTCTAATTGGTGAATATACAtctattaaaaagaaaacaattggaAGACGTGAAATTGATGAAACCATCAAAAATCAAGAAAAATACATCTATCAACAAGCTAAGCAACTTGCCGATGTATATCGACAGCAACCAATATCTGATGACAAACTTCAAACGGAGTTTACAAAAAAGTGGAATGAATGGGTTTCTGACATACCACCTGGAGATAAATATGAAGGCATTGAAACGTCTTTTCAAAATATCGCTACTGAGGAATTCTTAAACAAGGATAAATCTGAAATTATTAGGATATTGCAGTCTAGTGATTGTCAAACTAAAGTACTTGAAAAGGATTTGTACTTCGGAAAATTGAAGGAGTTTACATCATGGTTCGGTTTCGGAAGCAAGCAAGACGTTGTGAATAAGGCCAATTTACGTACAAAAAAGATTCTTGAAAACCTTATAGCACAAATATCAGGTCATGAAATGGAAGGAAGAAAGTACACAAAGCAAATAGGAAGTCAACTTTTTGGTGAACTTTCAAGTGGACTTGAAGAAGTGAAAATAGATGGGAAGGTTGGAATTTCCGTAAAAGGCCAGATTCGACTAGCCGTATGTAATTTCAAGGTTATACTTATACCTATGTTGGAAAAAGTGCAAGAGAAACATAAACTCGAAAATGACCCGAAGCTATACATGGAGTCTAAAAAAGAACGATTGTGGGAAATGTTCAAAACAGATTGTAAAGATCTCCAATTAGTTGTTAAAATTTCGACGGCCATTTCCCGAGAGTTTACAAAAGCTATCCAACTATCTCTTCCAAAGAAATGCCAACTTGGAATGATTGAATATTTACAACGTTCATCAAGTAAAGGATTTTCTAGTAAGATGTCACTTCATGCATGGATGCTTGTTGAAATGGCAGAGAACGGCAATTTTGAATCTTTTGAGCAATATTTGTCTGATCCAATACAATGTATAAAAACGTTCACCTCCGAACAAATACAGAGAATCTGTTTCCAAAAGAGCAAAACCGGTTGTTCTCAGCTACAAGAAATACACGGCCGTAAAGTTCGTGAGATAATAAACGGACTACATGAAGCTATTAATTCCCAAAATGCAAAAGGTACTATCACAATGAAATCATGGTGGCCAACTTTCCTCAAACACATTGGCAACATAATTTGTGTCGAAGCAGACATTAGGTTTTTTGATGAGGACAGAGATCTCAATTTAAACGAGCTTATCCGTTACTTGTTAGCTGAACTGAAAGGCATCGAAGACACAATAATTGAAGCTTATGATCAAACTATTACCAGTGAAATAGTACCATTCTGCTGTGACTTCGTTACAAAAGATTTAATAAAATGCAAAATGATGTGTCCATTTTGTAAAGCACTATGCGAGCTTTATGGTGACGATCATCATCGTACAGAATGTCACAGACCACAAGGAATTGGCGGACATACTTGGATTGATTCTAATAAACTTGTGACAGAAAGATGCACAACTTCAGTAATGGCTGGACATACCTTTAAAAATCAACATACGAATGGAGAATGGATTAATTACAAACAGTATCAGACAGTGAATGACTACTATAAATCATGGAAAATTGAACCCCTGGATACTGAGTCAGAGATGTACTGGAAGTGGTTTATGGCAACATACAATACCGAACTTGCTCAGTACTACGACTGTGAGAAAGCTGATATTCCAGATGGATGGAAGAGTATTAGTAAAAAAGAAGcaatacaaaaaatgaaaaccCAATACGAcctttaa